Proteins encoded in a region of the Paenibacillus sp. W2I17 genome:
- a CDS encoding ABC transporter permease subunit, with product MNLAEGSRLSRLVHNLSFIYGKMLLHPSYRYVLFILGLPINLVVFLIWRSNRKNDGWVAARQTAEQELLASSYRNKLKLEVEEQLRRKHRFFQQQVSEEEFRRQTEEWLEETVQKELKERTSLILQEQGSQRLTMADTFHTLIDKPWFFAISIIPGCLMYGILFLYGNPYLKYIFERILMTVFVILGVATLVFTILYLSPFNPAANILGETATQEQIAAFNQVYGLDQPYLTQLWNNIKGVALFDLGKSFAGNEDVTATIARKFPITLTLAVISLLLALVIALPIGIISAIKPNSWFDYTFMFIALIGLSIPNFWQGLIFILNFSIKLQWLPATFNPQNWLSIIMPTIVLGTGLTAAVARMTRSSTLEVIHEDYVMTARAKGLSERQVMLKHAVRNALIPIVTVVGLQFGAMLGGAAVTEKVFNISGLGSYIVDKQFIPDIPSIMGGVIYTAITISIINVAVDLLYAFIDPRVRSKMKQY from the coding sequence TTGAATCTTGCAGAAGGCAGCAGACTCTCGCGGTTGGTGCACAATTTAAGTTTTATTTATGGCAAAATGCTGCTTCATCCTTCCTACCGATATGTTCTGTTCATTCTTGGATTACCGATCAATCTGGTCGTGTTTCTAATATGGCGTTCGAATCGAAAAAATGACGGCTGGGTAGCTGCCAGGCAGACGGCTGAGCAAGAACTGCTCGCTTCTTCCTATCGGAACAAGCTGAAGTTGGAAGTCGAAGAACAGCTGCGGCGCAAACATCGTTTTTTCCAGCAGCAGGTCAGTGAGGAAGAATTCAGACGTCAGACCGAGGAATGGTTGGAAGAAACGGTTCAGAAAGAGTTGAAAGAGCGGACTTCTCTCATACTTCAGGAACAGGGAAGTCAACGTCTTACGATGGCCGATACATTCCACACCCTTATCGACAAACCATGGTTTTTCGCGATATCGATTATTCCCGGCTGTCTGATGTATGGCATCCTGTTTTTGTATGGAAATCCTTATCTAAAGTACATATTTGAAAGAATACTGATGACAGTATTTGTCATTCTGGGCGTAGCCACACTCGTATTTACGATTTTGTATCTGTCTCCGTTCAACCCGGCAGCTAACATTCTCGGAGAGACAGCAACGCAGGAACAGATTGCAGCATTCAATCAGGTGTATGGCTTGGATCAGCCTTATCTTACACAGCTCTGGAACAATATTAAGGGAGTTGCTCTCTTCGATCTTGGCAAGTCTTTTGCAGGAAATGAAGACGTAACAGCAACGATTGCAAGAAAGTTTCCAATTACATTGACGCTAGCGGTCATCTCCCTGCTATTAGCACTTGTCATTGCGTTACCCATCGGTATCATCTCAGCGATTAAGCCTAATTCATGGTTCGATTATACGTTTATGTTCATCGCTCTGATTGGATTATCGATCCCAAATTTCTGGCAAGGACTTATTTTCATTCTGAACTTTTCGATCAAATTGCAGTGGCTTCCCGCCACCTTCAACCCGCAGAACTGGCTGTCGATCATTATGCCAACCATTGTTCTGGGCACGGGACTTACAGCTGCGGTGGCACGGATGACCCGGTCTTCTACACTGGAAGTCATTCATGAGGATTATGTGATGACCGCTCGCGCCAAGGGGTTAAGCGAACGTCAGGTCATGCTGAAACATGCTGTACGTAATGCATTGATTCCAATCGTGACTGTGGTTGGACTCCAATTCGGTGCCATGCTTGGCGGGGCAGCAGTGACGGAGAAAGTGTTTAATATCAGCGGTCTCGGTAGCTATATTGTGGATAAACAATTTATCCCCGATATTCCGAGTATCATGGGCGGAGTAATCTACACAGCAATTACGATCTCCATTATCAATGTAGCGGTTGATCTGCTGTACGCTTTTATTGATCCAAGAGTGCGCTCCAAGATGAAACAATATTAA
- a CDS encoding ABC transporter permease: MTNSSLTQEMRFRLKSSREYSQASFAWITSLLLTALLLFNSYDWSGQTFKPFLLTILGIYVFFTLVQSIITLRIRKDLIRTGTVTALTRRIAWVQLFAIISGNIFIVTAAFHLIRKVRNVEYTFAVYMLLTQLFVIGVSALNVFKPYVADNFLPAMAVLIFILVIDLVVLIIVSRYNATSILPRWMIGVSVVLILTSITGNVFALLLGISIIGRIRRQGKQKSNFWNDLWERLAPNMTAMSGLFFIIFLFSISICSFFTFDYSMAVENNYSALLQPPSLAYPLGTDDFGRCLFSRIVFGARISLIVGCMSTIIPVLIGGILGAFSGFYGRHTDNIIMRLLDILYAIPGILLAIAIIAAFGANTVNLILALSLGSIPTYARTMRASVLYVSTFEFVEAARALGYNNRTIIFKHIIPNSLAPMIIKSTLTIGGAVIATSSLSYLGLGVEPHIPEWGNILKLGSTYLETHSYLAIYPGLAIILLVLSFNFLGDGLRDALDPKLEKA, translated from the coding sequence ATGACAAACTCGTCCTTAACACAAGAAATGCGTTTCCGACTTAAGTCTTCTCGAGAATACAGTCAGGCGAGCTTCGCCTGGATCACGTCCCTTCTCTTGACTGCCTTGTTGCTGTTCAACAGTTATGACTGGAGCGGGCAGACGTTCAAACCATTTCTGCTAACGATACTTGGGATCTATGTATTCTTCACACTGGTCCAAAGTATCATCACCCTTCGGATTCGAAAAGACTTGATCCGAACTGGTACGGTCACTGCTCTGACTCGCAGGATCGCCTGGGTTCAACTGTTTGCTATTATTTCTGGCAATATATTTATCGTAACGGCAGCCTTTCATCTGATTCGAAAAGTCAGGAATGTGGAGTATACCTTTGCGGTGTATATGCTGTTAACCCAGCTGTTCGTTATCGGTGTATCCGCGTTAAATGTTTTCAAACCCTATGTGGCTGACAACTTTCTACCAGCCATGGCGGTGCTGATATTTATTCTCGTCATTGACCTAGTCGTACTGATTATCGTATCCCGATATAACGCGACCTCTATCCTCCCTCGCTGGATGATCGGTGTCAGTGTAGTACTGATTCTGACCTCAATCACAGGTAATGTATTTGCACTGTTGCTCGGCATTTCCATCATTGGACGCATTCGCAGACAGGGGAAACAAAAATCAAACTTTTGGAACGATCTATGGGAGCGTCTTGCTCCGAATATGACCGCCATGTCCGGTTTGTTTTTTATCATTTTTCTGTTCTCGATATCGATCTGCAGCTTCTTTACTTTTGATTACAGCATGGCTGTGGAAAATAACTACTCGGCTCTGCTTCAACCCCCTTCCCTTGCGTATCCATTGGGAACGGACGACTTCGGACGATGTTTATTTTCCCGGATTGTATTTGGTGCCCGGATCTCCTTGATCGTAGGTTGCATGTCGACCATCATTCCTGTGTTGATCGGCGGAATCCTCGGAGCCTTCTCCGGCTTCTACGGAAGGCATACGGATAACATCATCATGCGGCTGCTCGATATTCTCTATGCGATTCCGGGAATTCTACTCGCCATTGCGATTATTGCGGCGTTTGGAGCCAATACAGTCAATCTCATTCTGGCGCTGAGTCTGGGTTCGATTCCAACTTACGCTCGTACCATGAGAGCCAGCGTGCTCTATGTATCTACTTTTGAATTTGTGGAAGCTGCACGTGCACTGGGGTACAACAATCGTACGATTATTTTCAAACACATTATTCCCAACTCCCTTGCGCCCATGATTATCAAGTCCACACTCACGATTGGTGGAGCGGTTATCGCTACCAGCAGTTTGAGTTATCTGGGGCTCGGCGTGGAGCCGCATATTCCGGAATGGGGTAATATTCTGAAGCTCGGCAGTACATACCTGGAGACCCACTCTTATCTGGCGATTTATCCAGGCTTGGCTATTATTTTGCTGGTTCTTTCGTTTAACTTTCTCGGTGACGGTCTGCGTGATGCGCTTGATCCCAAGCTGGAGAAGGCCTAA